In Centropristis striata isolate RG_2023a ecotype Rhode Island chromosome 5, C.striata_1.0, whole genome shotgun sequence, a single genomic region encodes these proteins:
- the rbm10 gene encoding RNA-binding protein 10 isoform X1: protein MDYERSRGGRGDRTGRYGNTHNDHNFRDMDYRAYGQEDEEAGAGYDVRPEGDRPYSHEEQSLGVRDFSPGRLQDRPGFHQRGDGREGKGLLLPPCAQPQPDQALPRLQREEEGSRREPLLTGLQERGRGKGGRGFLENSSGGRDGNWGRGGAHSGQMEYNNARHREEDRFSRAAVKRRGFPVGAEEHGCGSAGPDLSLEELDQRDQDYRADLDHNQRPSNIIMLRMLPPNATANEIRAQLQEQGIQPREVRLMRNKSSGQSRGFAFVEFNVIQEATRWMETNQGVLLILGQRVSMHYSDPKPRANEDWLCNKCGVQNFKRREKCFKCSVPKSEAELKLPQLQRDLPVGLQKEGTQGLLPLPVPYHSSGPTVTPGQATQQADVANDTLILRNLGPHTSVETILSALAPFATLSPSNVRLIKDKHTHLNRGFAFLQLSTIVEASQLLQILQALQPALSIDGKAIVVEFAKGSKRDVFLTDGSRVSAATVASTAIAAAQWAVTQTAPNGSVGGQSIDTAVYQQGAAVTYNQEGNEYSGLDGTTFKTLADVRAAALPGAGTALMGAYTGIAAPAEAVTSGSAVVQQPLIHTQTALISTATTTSATQVEIVGKPQPAAPSQPATPGTEHELQQYPVPDVSTYQYDESSGYYYDPLTGLYYDPNSQYYYNPHTQQYMYWDGEKHTYIPAAADQSNSEGALPSDSPFPTPGGKEKKDKPKNKTAQQIAKDMERWAKSLNRHKENMRSVSSSPAVGSTALPPGYTRAPGHSRLDDRRESASADAGYAVLEKKGALSERPQIFLDQIRQSSERSPPPPQGLVPAYSGETDSEEEGGDKDEKEGRMTDWVKLACLLCRRQFPSKEALIRHQQLSELHKQNLEQRRIQQESACKERHADGPEPPDPKRRKFSPIDGITGTSLGARMLQGGVKKGLLLRNMQVE from the exons ATGGACTATGAGCGGAG TAGGGGTGGGCGAGGTGACCGCACAGGCCGCTATGGCAACACCCACAACGATCACAACTTTCGTGACATGGACTACCGAGCCTATGGCCAAGAGGATGAGGAGGCAGGAGCAGGATATGATGTCAGGCCAGAGGGGGACAGACCATACAGCCATGAAGAGCAATCACTAGGGGTCCGTGACTTCTCACCAGGTCGTCTCCAAGACCGCCCGGGGTTTCACCAGAGAGGAGATGGGCGTGAGGGGAAAGGACTCCTTTTGCCCCCATGCGCTCAGCCACAGCCTGATCAAGCCCTTCCCAGGCtccagagagaagaggagggatCCAGGCGAGAGCCGTTATTGACTGGCCTGCAGGAAAGAGGTCGGGGGAAAGGTGGAAGAGGCTTTCTTGAGAACAGTTCAGGGGGAAGGGACGGCAATTGGGGTCGTGGTGGTGCGCATTCAGGACAGATGGAATACAATAACgcaagacacagagaggaggacaggttTTCTCGTGCGGCGGTGAAGAGGAGG GGTTTTCCAGTGGGGGCAGAGGAGCATGGTTGTGGGAGTGCTGGTCCAGACCTGTCCCTTGAGGAGTTGGATCAGAGGGACCAAGACTACCGTGCAGATCTGGACCACAACCAGAGGCCAAGCAACATCATAATGCTTCGCATGCTGCCACCCAATGCAACCGCCAATGAG ATCCGGGCACAACTTCAGGAGCAAGGGATCCAGCCAAGAGAGGTTCGCCTCATGAGGAACAAATCCTCAG GTCAGAGCCGAGGATTCGCCTTCGTCGAGTTTAATGTCATACAGGAGGCCACCCGCTGGATGGAGACCAACCAG ggAGTGTTGCTGATTCTGGGACAAAGAGTGTCAATGCACTACAGCGACCCAAAACCACGTGCCAACGAGGACTGGCTCTGCAACAAG TGTGGGGTGCAAAACtttaaaaggagagaaaagtgCTTCAAATGCAGTGTGCCTAAATCAG AGGCTGAGCTGAAGCTGCCTCAGTTGCAGAGGGATTTGCCTGTTGGTCTTCAGAAGGAAGGAACCCAAGGCTTATTGCCCTTGCCAGTACCCTACCACTCTTCAGGTCCCACTGTTACCCCTGGACAGGCTACACAGCAGGCAGATGTTGCCAATGACA CTCTGATACTAAGAAACCTTGGTCCGCATACTTCAGTGGAAACGATCTTATCTGCTTTGGCTCCATTTGccactctctctccttccaaTGTTCGTCTAATCAAGGACAAGCACACACACCTTAACAGGGGCTTTGCCTTTCTGCAACTGTCTACCATAGTG GAGGCTTCTCAACTGCTCCAGATCTTGCAGGCTCTCCAGCCGGCTCTTTCTATTGATGGAAAAGCAATTGTGGTCGAGTTTGCCAAAGGCTCCAAacg TGATGTGTTCCTGACAGATGGCAGCAGAGTAAGCGCTGCTACAGTGGCAAGCACAGCTATAGCTGCGGCACAGTGGGCTGTCACACAG ACTGCTCCGAATGGATCAGTTGGAGGCCAGAGTATAGATACAGCAGTGTatcagcagggggcagcagtcACATACAATCAGGAAGGAAACGAATACTCCGGGCTAGACGGCACAACTTTCAAGACCCTGGCAGATGTCAGGGCTGCTGCTTTACCTGGCGCAGGAACAGCCCTGATGGGTGCATACACAGGAATAGCAGCCCCAG CTGAGGCAGTGACATCTGGATCAGCAGTGGTGCAGCAGCCTCTTATTCATACACAGACAGCTCTCATCTCCACAGCTACCACCACATCTGCCACAcag GTGGAGATAGTGGGAAAACCACAACCAGCTGCTCCAAGCCAACCTGCTACCCCAGGCACTGAACACGAGCTCCAGCAATACC CTGTGCCAGACGTGTCCACATACCAGTATGATGAAAGCTCTGGCTACTATTACGACCCACTCACAGGCCTCTACTATGACCCTAACTCCCAG TACTACTATAACCCTCACACTCAGCAGTACATGTACTGGGATGGAGAGAAGCACACCTACATTCCCGCTGCTGCTGACCAGTCAAACTCTGAGGGTGCTCTCCCTTCAGACTCACCATTTCCTACCCCTGGCGGCaaggagaaaaaagacaaacccAAGAATAAAACTGCGCAACag ATTGCCAAAGATATGGAGCGCTGGGCCAAGAGTCTTAACAGACACAAGGAGAACATGCgttctgtctcctcctctcctgctgttGGCTCCACAGCCCTACCACCTGGTTACACTCGGGCACCTGGCCACAGTCGTCTAGATGACCGCAGAGAGTCTGCTAGTGCTGATGCAGGCTATGCAGTTCTGGAGAAAAAG GGTGCCCTGTCTGAACGGCCTCAGATTTTTTTGGACCAGATCCGACAAAGTTCAGAA CGTTCCCCTCCTCCCCCGCAGGGTCTGGTTCCAGCCTACAGCGGAGAAACAGACAGCGAAGAAGAAGGAGGCGACAAAGATGAGAAAGAAGGGAGGATGACGGACTGGGTTAAACTGGCCTGTCTGCTGTGTAGGAGGCAGTTTCCTAGCAAGGAAGCCCTCATCAGGCACCAGCAGCTCTCTGAGCTGCATAAG CAAAACCTGGAGCAGAGAAGAATCCAGCAAGAATCTGCATGCAAAGAG CGGCATGCGGATGGACCTGAACCTCCTGATCCTAAAAGGAGGAAGTTTAGCCCCAT TGATGGAATCACAGGCACGAGTCTCGGTGCCAGGATGCTGCAGGGAGGAGTGAAAAAAGGGCTTCTGTTGCGCAATATGCAAGTGGAGTGA
- the rbm10 gene encoding RNA-binding protein 10 isoform X2, producing the protein MDYERRGGRGDRTGRYGNTHNDHNFRDMDYRAYGQEDEEAGAGYDVRPEGDRPYSHEEQSLGVRDFSPGRLQDRPGFHQRGDGREGKGLLLPPCAQPQPDQALPRLQREEEGSRREPLLTGLQERGRGKGGRGFLENSSGGRDGNWGRGGAHSGQMEYNNARHREEDRFSRAAVKRRGFPVGAEEHGCGSAGPDLSLEELDQRDQDYRADLDHNQRPSNIIMLRMLPPNATANEIRAQLQEQGIQPREVRLMRNKSSGQSRGFAFVEFNVIQEATRWMETNQGVLLILGQRVSMHYSDPKPRANEDWLCNKCGVQNFKRREKCFKCSVPKSEAELKLPQLQRDLPVGLQKEGTQGLLPLPVPYHSSGPTVTPGQATQQADVANDTLILRNLGPHTSVETILSALAPFATLSPSNVRLIKDKHTHLNRGFAFLQLSTIVEASQLLQILQALQPALSIDGKAIVVEFAKGSKRDVFLTDGSRVSAATVASTAIAAAQWAVTQTAPNGSVGGQSIDTAVYQQGAAVTYNQEGNEYSGLDGTTFKTLADVRAAALPGAGTALMGAYTGIAAPAEAVTSGSAVVQQPLIHTQTALISTATTTSATQVEIVGKPQPAAPSQPATPGTEHELQQYPVPDVSTYQYDESSGYYYDPLTGLYYDPNSQYYYNPHTQQYMYWDGEKHTYIPAAADQSNSEGALPSDSPFPTPGGKEKKDKPKNKTAQQIAKDMERWAKSLNRHKENMRSVSSSPAVGSTALPPGYTRAPGHSRLDDRRESASADAGYAVLEKKGALSERPQIFLDQIRQSSERSPPPPQGLVPAYSGETDSEEEGGDKDEKEGRMTDWVKLACLLCRRQFPSKEALIRHQQLSELHKQNLEQRRIQQESACKERHADGPEPPDPKRRKFSPIDGITGTSLGARMLQGGVKKGLLLRNMQVE; encoded by the exons ATGGACTATGAGCGGAG GGGTGGGCGAGGTGACCGCACAGGCCGCTATGGCAACACCCACAACGATCACAACTTTCGTGACATGGACTACCGAGCCTATGGCCAAGAGGATGAGGAGGCAGGAGCAGGATATGATGTCAGGCCAGAGGGGGACAGACCATACAGCCATGAAGAGCAATCACTAGGGGTCCGTGACTTCTCACCAGGTCGTCTCCAAGACCGCCCGGGGTTTCACCAGAGAGGAGATGGGCGTGAGGGGAAAGGACTCCTTTTGCCCCCATGCGCTCAGCCACAGCCTGATCAAGCCCTTCCCAGGCtccagagagaagaggagggatCCAGGCGAGAGCCGTTATTGACTGGCCTGCAGGAAAGAGGTCGGGGGAAAGGTGGAAGAGGCTTTCTTGAGAACAGTTCAGGGGGAAGGGACGGCAATTGGGGTCGTGGTGGTGCGCATTCAGGACAGATGGAATACAATAACgcaagacacagagaggaggacaggttTTCTCGTGCGGCGGTGAAGAGGAGG GGTTTTCCAGTGGGGGCAGAGGAGCATGGTTGTGGGAGTGCTGGTCCAGACCTGTCCCTTGAGGAGTTGGATCAGAGGGACCAAGACTACCGTGCAGATCTGGACCACAACCAGAGGCCAAGCAACATCATAATGCTTCGCATGCTGCCACCCAATGCAACCGCCAATGAG ATCCGGGCACAACTTCAGGAGCAAGGGATCCAGCCAAGAGAGGTTCGCCTCATGAGGAACAAATCCTCAG GTCAGAGCCGAGGATTCGCCTTCGTCGAGTTTAATGTCATACAGGAGGCCACCCGCTGGATGGAGACCAACCAG ggAGTGTTGCTGATTCTGGGACAAAGAGTGTCAATGCACTACAGCGACCCAAAACCACGTGCCAACGAGGACTGGCTCTGCAACAAG TGTGGGGTGCAAAACtttaaaaggagagaaaagtgCTTCAAATGCAGTGTGCCTAAATCAG AGGCTGAGCTGAAGCTGCCTCAGTTGCAGAGGGATTTGCCTGTTGGTCTTCAGAAGGAAGGAACCCAAGGCTTATTGCCCTTGCCAGTACCCTACCACTCTTCAGGTCCCACTGTTACCCCTGGACAGGCTACACAGCAGGCAGATGTTGCCAATGACA CTCTGATACTAAGAAACCTTGGTCCGCATACTTCAGTGGAAACGATCTTATCTGCTTTGGCTCCATTTGccactctctctccttccaaTGTTCGTCTAATCAAGGACAAGCACACACACCTTAACAGGGGCTTTGCCTTTCTGCAACTGTCTACCATAGTG GAGGCTTCTCAACTGCTCCAGATCTTGCAGGCTCTCCAGCCGGCTCTTTCTATTGATGGAAAAGCAATTGTGGTCGAGTTTGCCAAAGGCTCCAAacg TGATGTGTTCCTGACAGATGGCAGCAGAGTAAGCGCTGCTACAGTGGCAAGCACAGCTATAGCTGCGGCACAGTGGGCTGTCACACAG ACTGCTCCGAATGGATCAGTTGGAGGCCAGAGTATAGATACAGCAGTGTatcagcagggggcagcagtcACATACAATCAGGAAGGAAACGAATACTCCGGGCTAGACGGCACAACTTTCAAGACCCTGGCAGATGTCAGGGCTGCTGCTTTACCTGGCGCAGGAACAGCCCTGATGGGTGCATACACAGGAATAGCAGCCCCAG CTGAGGCAGTGACATCTGGATCAGCAGTGGTGCAGCAGCCTCTTATTCATACACAGACAGCTCTCATCTCCACAGCTACCACCACATCTGCCACAcag GTGGAGATAGTGGGAAAACCACAACCAGCTGCTCCAAGCCAACCTGCTACCCCAGGCACTGAACACGAGCTCCAGCAATACC CTGTGCCAGACGTGTCCACATACCAGTATGATGAAAGCTCTGGCTACTATTACGACCCACTCACAGGCCTCTACTATGACCCTAACTCCCAG TACTACTATAACCCTCACACTCAGCAGTACATGTACTGGGATGGAGAGAAGCACACCTACATTCCCGCTGCTGCTGACCAGTCAAACTCTGAGGGTGCTCTCCCTTCAGACTCACCATTTCCTACCCCTGGCGGCaaggagaaaaaagacaaacccAAGAATAAAACTGCGCAACag ATTGCCAAAGATATGGAGCGCTGGGCCAAGAGTCTTAACAGACACAAGGAGAACATGCgttctgtctcctcctctcctgctgttGGCTCCACAGCCCTACCACCTGGTTACACTCGGGCACCTGGCCACAGTCGTCTAGATGACCGCAGAGAGTCTGCTAGTGCTGATGCAGGCTATGCAGTTCTGGAGAAAAAG GGTGCCCTGTCTGAACGGCCTCAGATTTTTTTGGACCAGATCCGACAAAGTTCAGAA CGTTCCCCTCCTCCCCCGCAGGGTCTGGTTCCAGCCTACAGCGGAGAAACAGACAGCGAAGAAGAAGGAGGCGACAAAGATGAGAAAGAAGGGAGGATGACGGACTGGGTTAAACTGGCCTGTCTGCTGTGTAGGAGGCAGTTTCCTAGCAAGGAAGCCCTCATCAGGCACCAGCAGCTCTCTGAGCTGCATAAG CAAAACCTGGAGCAGAGAAGAATCCAGCAAGAATCTGCATGCAAAGAG CGGCATGCGGATGGACCTGAACCTCCTGATCCTAAAAGGAGGAAGTTTAGCCCCAT TGATGGAATCACAGGCACGAGTCTCGGTGCCAGGATGCTGCAGGGAGGAGTGAAAAAAGGGCTTCTGTTGCGCAATATGCAAGTGGAGTGA
- the lrrc23 gene encoding leucine-rich repeat-containing protein 23 isoform X2 translates to MSEMDEDAVLSDVEGDEETLQGGGAGRGEKVCVLTQETISQGLSLLCRTGNGLGHAFVKLELKDKGLNDIAAISNYVHIRFLDVSNNHLIDLSPLTSLTQLLWLKVDNNAVACFKGQPFAHLTYLQWLSMAVNRLTDLDGLVGPALESLNLSGNGIQKLNGLQGGCFANLVTLELRGNQLDTTDGINLPNLRQLYLAQNAIKRLEGLDRLERLTILHLRDNQLETLDGLSPNMKCLKYLNVRGNVILDEKALQCLMLVSKTLQALVLSDNPLVEMVDYRLSVLIVLPQLERLDKDPVSPEETFEARERIKELKEEEISGQ, encoded by the exons ATGTCTGAGATGGACGAAGATGCAGTGTTGTCGGATGTAGAGGGAGATGAAGAAACGCTtcaaggaggaggagcaggaagggGCGAGAAG GTTTGCGTTTTGACCCAAGAAACCATAAGCCAGGGGCTTTCATTGCTGTGCCGAACAGGAAATGGACTCGGACATGCATTTGTTAAATTGGAACTGAAAGACAA AGGACTGAATGACATTGCTGCAATCAGCAATTATGTTCACATACGTTTTCTGGATGTATCCAACAACCACCTCATTGATCTTTCTCCTCTGACATCTCTGACCCAGCTGCTCTGGCTAAAG GTTGACAATAATGCTGTGGCATGCTTCAAAGGGCAGCCTTTTGCCCACCTGACTTACCTGCAGTGGCTGAGTATGGCGGTGAACCGGCTGACAGACCTGGACGGCCTGGTCGGGCCTGCCTTGGAGAGCCTCAATCTTTCAG GTAACGGTATTCAAAAATTGAATGGCCTTCAGGGTGGCTGTTTTGCCAACCTGGTAACTCTAGAGCTGAGGGGAAACCAGTTGGATACCACTGATGGCATCAACCTTCCCAACCTCCGGCAATTATATCTG GCCCAAAATGCTATCAAGCGTCTGGAGGGTTTAGACAGGTTAGAGCGCCTCACCATCCTTCACCTTCGAGACAACCAACTAGAAACTTTGGACGGCCTCAGCCCCAACATGAAGTGTCTCAAATACCTCAACGTCAG aGGCAATGTAATCTTAGATGAGAAAGCCCTACAGTGCCTCATGCTTGTGTCAAAAACTCTGCAAGCGTTGGTCCTTTCTGACAATCCTCTGGTGGAAATGGTGGACTACCGGCTGAGTGTACTAATTGTCCTGCCACAGCTGGAGCGACTTGACAAAGATCCTGTCTCCCCAGAGGAGACCTTTGAGGCCCGTGAGAGAATTAAG GAACTTAAGGAAGAGGAAATATCTGGGCAATAA
- the lrrc23 gene encoding leucine-rich repeat-containing protein 23 isoform X1, translating to MSEMDEDAVLSDVEGDEETLQGGGAGRGEKEQVCVLTQETISQGLSLLCRTGNGLGHAFVKLELKDKGLNDIAAISNYVHIRFLDVSNNHLIDLSPLTSLTQLLWLKVDNNAVACFKGQPFAHLTYLQWLSMAVNRLTDLDGLVGPALESLNLSGNGIQKLNGLQGGCFANLVTLELRGNQLDTTDGINLPNLRQLYLAQNAIKRLEGLDRLERLTILHLRDNQLETLDGLSPNMKCLKYLNVRGNVILDEKALQCLMLVSKTLQALVLSDNPLVEMVDYRLSVLIVLPQLERLDKDPVSPEETFEARERIKELKEEEISGQ from the exons ATGTCTGAGATGGACGAAGATGCAGTGTTGTCGGATGTAGAGGGAGATGAAGAAACGCTtcaaggaggaggagcaggaagggGCGAGAAG GAACAGGTTTGCGTTTTGACCCAAGAAACCATAAGCCAGGGGCTTTCATTGCTGTGCCGAACAGGAAATGGACTCGGACATGCATTTGTTAAATTGGAACTGAAAGACAA AGGACTGAATGACATTGCTGCAATCAGCAATTATGTTCACATACGTTTTCTGGATGTATCCAACAACCACCTCATTGATCTTTCTCCTCTGACATCTCTGACCCAGCTGCTCTGGCTAAAG GTTGACAATAATGCTGTGGCATGCTTCAAAGGGCAGCCTTTTGCCCACCTGACTTACCTGCAGTGGCTGAGTATGGCGGTGAACCGGCTGACAGACCTGGACGGCCTGGTCGGGCCTGCCTTGGAGAGCCTCAATCTTTCAG GTAACGGTATTCAAAAATTGAATGGCCTTCAGGGTGGCTGTTTTGCCAACCTGGTAACTCTAGAGCTGAGGGGAAACCAGTTGGATACCACTGATGGCATCAACCTTCCCAACCTCCGGCAATTATATCTG GCCCAAAATGCTATCAAGCGTCTGGAGGGTTTAGACAGGTTAGAGCGCCTCACCATCCTTCACCTTCGAGACAACCAACTAGAAACTTTGGACGGCCTCAGCCCCAACATGAAGTGTCTCAAATACCTCAACGTCAG aGGCAATGTAATCTTAGATGAGAAAGCCCTACAGTGCCTCATGCTTGTGTCAAAAACTCTGCAAGCGTTGGTCCTTTCTGACAATCCTCTGGTGGAAATGGTGGACTACCGGCTGAGTGTACTAATTGTCCTGCCACAGCTGGAGCGACTTGACAAAGATCCTGTCTCCCCAGAGGAGACCTTTGAGGCCCGTGAGAGAATTAAG GAACTTAAGGAAGAGGAAATATCTGGGCAATAA
- the tktb gene encoding transketolase-like protein 2 — protein sequence MTSYHKPDEKTLQGLKDIANKLRINSIKATCASNSGHPTSCCSAAELMSVLFFNTMRYKADDPRNQCNDRFVLSKGHAAPVLYAAWAEAGYVKESDLLNLRKIDCELEGHPTPKLAFVDVATGSLGQGLGAACGMAYTGKHFDKSGYRVYCMMGDGECSEGSVWEAMAFASYYQLDNLVAIMDVNRLGQSEAAPLKHDMETYRKRCEAFGWNTYVVDGHDVEELCKAFWQAQQVKGKPTCIVAKTFKGKGLKNIEDLDNWHGKPIPKDRVDDLLNDLQALIQVPNKSLSPELPKEDTVPADLSLISLPSPPAYKKGDKMATRRAYGVALAKLGQTSQRVIALDGDTKNSTFSETFKKAFPDRYIECFIAEQNLVGVAIGCATRDRTVAFASTFAAFFSRAYDQIRMGAISQTNVNLVGSHCGVSIGEDGPSQMALEDLAMFRAIPTCTVFYPSDAVSAERAVELAANTKGICFIRTSRPDNAVIYSPDEKFEVGVAKVVRQSDSDCVTVIGAGVTLHEALSAADTLAGEGKNIRVIDPFTIKPLDASTIVASARATGGQIITVEDHYKEGGLGEAVLSAVGKEPGIVVNRLAVTGVPRSGKSQELLDMFGISAKHIADAVRQTFAN from the exons ATGACTAGCTACCACAAACCCGACGAAAAAACTCTGCAGGGGCTGAAAGACATCGCTAACAAGCTCAGGATCAACTCCATCAAGGCGACATGTGCCTCCAACTCTGG TCACCCCACATCATGCTGCAGTGCAGCAGAGCTCATGTCTGTGCTCTTCTTCAACACCATGCGCTATAAAGCAGACGACCCTCGCAACCAGTGCAACGACCGCTTTGTGCTCTCAAAG GGTCATGCTGCACCTGTCCTGTATGCTGCCTGGGCAGAGGCGGGTTACGTGAAGGAGTCTGACCTGCTTAACCTGCGCAAGATTGACTGTGAACTTGAGGGGCACCCTACACCA AAACTGGCTTTTGTTGATGTGGCTACAGGATCTCTGGGACAGGGTCTTGGTGCTGCCTGTGGGATGGCCTACACCGGCAAACACTTTGACAAATCAGG TTATCGTGTGTACTGCATGATGGGTGATGGAGAGTGTTCAGAGGGCTCCGTGTGGGAGGCCATGGCCTTCGCCTCCTACTACCAGCTGGACAACCTGGTGGCTATCATGGACGTCAATCGGCTCGGTCAGAGCGAGGCTGCACCCCTGAAGCACGACATGGAGACCTACCGCAAGCGCTGTGAAGCCTTCGG GTGGAACACGTACGTTGTGGATGGACACGATGTGGAGGAGCTGTGCAAAGCTTTCTGGCAGGCTCAGCAGGTCAAGGGCAAACCCACCTGCATTGTAGCAAAGACCTTCAAGGGCAAAGGCCTCAAAA ATATTGAGGATCTTGATAACTGGCACGGAAAGCCCATCCCTAAGGACAGGGTGGATGACCTCCTAAATGACCTGCAGGCTCTGATCCAGGTCCCCAACAAGAGCCTGTCCCCTGAGCTGCCCAAAGAAGACACAGTACCTGCAGACCTGAGCTTAATCTCCCTGCCTTCACCCCCAGCATACAAAAAAGGAGACAAG ATGGCAACAAGGCGTGCATACGGTGTGGCCCTGGCCAAGCTGGGCCAGACAAGCCAGAGAGTGATCGCCCTTGATGGCGACACCAAAAACTCTACCTTCTCAGAGACCTTTAAGAAAGCCTTCCCTGACCGCTACATTGAGTGCTTCATCGCTGAGCAGAACTTG GTGGGAGTGGCCATTGGCTGTGCCACCCGCGACCGCACTGTTGCATTTGCCAGCACATTCGCCGCCTTCTTCTCTAGAGCCTATGATCAGATCCGTATGGGAGCCATCTCTCAGACCAATGTCAACCTGGTAGGGTCCCACTGCGGAGTCTCCATTG GTGAAGATGGTCCTTCCCAGATGGCCCTAGAGGACTTGGCCATGTTCCGTGCTATCCCAACATGTACTGTGTTTTACCCCAGTGATGCAGTGTCTGCAGAGAGAGCTGTTGAGCTGGCAGCCAACACAAAG GGTATCTGTTTCATCCGTACCAGTAGACCAGACAATGCAGTCATCTATTCTCCAGATGAGAAATTTGAAGTGGGCGTAGCCAAG GTGGTGCGCCAGTCTGACAGTGATTGTGTGACTGTGATTGGAGCCGGTGTCACTCTGCATGAAGCCCTCTCTGCTGCTGATACACTGGCTGGTGAAG GTAAGAACATCCGTGTGATTGACCCGTTCACCATCAAGCCCCTGGATGCCTCGACCATTGTGGCGAGCGCCAGAGCCACAGGGGGACAGATCATCACTGTCGAGGACCACTACAAGGAGG GTGGTCTTGGTGAAGCAGTGCTGTCCGCAGTGGGCAAGGAGCCCGGCATTGTTGTGAACCGGCTGGCCGTAACTGGTGTTCCCCGCAGTGGAAAGTCCCAAGAGCTGCTTGACATGTTCGGCATCAGCGCTAAGCACATTGCCGACGCCGTGCGTCAGACCTTTGCAAACTAG
- the LOC131971544 gene encoding extracellular matrix protein 2-like gives MDASLETSSESPELGTAAGHPPIDRGVALSDAASATLPAENKDEGLQMEEEEEVEHQGDDFRKLEAGRRRRGAWGRKHADTVEATAYRILGLGRPLMGWKREKRQEESSALMAVLKELHAEKRRLMDQGKAAEEEEEEDEDDDDEEEEEEEEEEEEEEEEEEEEEELEEEEEEEEEEPTEVPSNQTETLSSFTESPLSGCQTADREISCRGTGLTRLPIIHNLLATNLDMAENNIRIITPEEFSGVPNLDTLDLSKNKLEDDSFSQNPFSNLTFLKKLNLDGNQLTRIPSLPPSLEELKMNNNKLSTLSPQCFKGLTSLLNLELEENTLHEGSVSPQAFRPLKSLLDLQLDNNLFRSLPLGLPPSIQELEINENLIEKVTDEALRSCVNLTVLDLSHNLLHERGITAHAWARLRPHYFFPLLLPMIPLQPSLHSPGSPTVPCRSPVTIKHQVFS, from the exons ATGGATGCATCTTTGGAAACCTCGTCTGAGTCACCTGAACTAGGAACAGCAGCTGGTCATCCACCAATTGACAGAGGAGTGGCCTTATCAGATGCTGCAAGTGCAACCCTCCCTGCAG AGAATAAGGATGAGGGTCTCCaaatggaggaagaggaggaggtggagcatCAAGGAGATGATTTCAGGAAGCTGGAGGCTGGTAGAAGGAGGAGAGGTGCCTGGGGGAGGAAACATGCTGATACGGTGGAGGCCACTGCATACAGAATA CTAGGGTTGGGGCGACCGCTGATGGGCTGGAAGCGTGAGAAGAGACAGGAGGAAAGCAGCGCTCTCATGGCTGTACTTAAGGAGCTTCATGCTGAAAAGCGACGGCTGATGGATCAAGGgaaagcagcagaagaagaagaggaggaggatgaggatgatgatgat gaagaagaagaggaagaagaagaagaagaagaagaggaagaagaagaggaggaggaggaggaggagctagaggaagaggaagaggaagaggaagaagagccaACTGAGGTTCCCAGCAATCAAACAGAAACACTCTCCAGCTTTACAGAGTCTCCTCTCAGCGGGTGTCAGACTGCTGACAGAGAAATCAGCTGCAGGGGCACTGGCCTTACTCGCCTGCCAATCATCCACAACCTGCTGGCCACAAATCTGGACATGGCAG AGAATAACATCAGAATCATCACTCCAGAAGAGTTCTCTGGTGTGCCAAACCTCGACACACTGGACCTGAGCAAAAACAAACTGGAAGATGATTCATTCAGCCAAAACCCCTTTTCA AACTTGACCTTTCTGAAGAAGCTGAACCTAGATGGCAACCAGCTTACCAGGATCCCATCGCTGCCTCCATCGCTGGAGGAGCTCAAGATGAACAACAATAAGCTCAGCACACTCAGCCCTCAGTGTTTCAAAG GGTTGACAAGCCTGTTAAATCtggagctggaggagaacaCTCTCCATGAGGGCAGCGTGTCACCTCAGGCCTTCAGACCACTAAAGAGCCTTCTGGACCTCCAGCTGGACAACAACCTCTTCCGTTCCCTCCCTCTGGGCCTACCTCCCTCTATTCAG GAACTGGAGATAAATGAAAATCTGATTGAGAAGGTGACAGATGAGGCACTGAGGAGCTGCGTCAATTTGACAGTCCTGGACCTGAGTCACAACCTGCTGCATGAGCGAGGCATCACCGCCCACGCTTGGGCACGTCTCCG GCCCCATTATTTCTTCCCCCTGCTGCTCCCCATGATCCCCCTGCAGCCTAGCCTCCACTCTCCTGGCTCCCCAACAGTGCCATGCAGGAGTCCAGTCACTATAAAACATCAAGTGTTCAGCTAA